A stretch of the Arachis stenosperma cultivar V10309 chromosome 6, arast.V10309.gnm1.PFL2, whole genome shotgun sequence genome encodes the following:
- the LOC130934461 gene encoding uncharacterized protein LOC130934461, with amino-acid sequence MGQDITELKAFKEEVSSNLQNQGAAIQKLENQIGYLSKQTPGPSVSHAAKAIAREECKAITLRSGKKLKEISKETTEDEAKENVRDKEQGQSFTPSATKEKEKEILKPYTPKAPYPQRLMKSEKDGQFSRFLEIFKKLQINIPFAEAI; translated from the coding sequence ATGGGTCAAGACATAACCGAATTGAAAGcctttaaggaagaagtaaGTTCTAACTTGCAAAACCAAGGAGCTGCCATCCAAAAGCTAGAAAATCAAATTGGGTATTTGTCTAAGCAAACCCCTGGGCCAAGCGTTTCTCATGCTGCCAAGGCTATTGCAAGGGAAGAATGTAAGGCCATAACCCTCAGAAGTGGAAAGAAGCTAAAGGAGATCTCAAAGGAAACCACAGAGGATGAAGCAAAGGAAAATGTGAGAGACAAGGAACAGGGACAATCTTTTACACCGTctgcaacaaaagaaaaagaaaaagagatccTGAAGCCTTATACACCCAAAGCACCATATCCTCAACGTTTGATGAAAAGTGAAAAGGATGGCCAATTCTCCAGATTTTTGGAGATTTTCAAGAAGCTTCAAATCAACATTCCGTTTGCTGAGGCAATAtag